The stretch of DNA catgcatggcctctgccatcacattgtagggtttgcaccgattctgttctccttagcttccttggtagcaacgttcgcttactcgaccttgtcctctgacttgtcgggctcccttaagcgaatatgagctctggagcagtccaactctccagctgcttcgatcatacctctgcatgatcaagtccctctcatgggactcactggtacttgcattcgaacttttcccttggtggaacccagcccccatatgctgatgaccaaggttttcatccgatgcaaaattcggtgcacgcccggaagacccgcctctgcggtaccatggccttcactccttgaatccatagcccttcttgccgtcgtgttgttcaccaaagcggagctcccagtagctcccgatcatacctccatatgatctagtccctcccgggactgtgtcgtgtgtgtcgcattgccacgaactgttccaccacgatccgctgcaccatgtcacctcctggtgacatctccattgcattctgatccttgtggaataaactcgaattgtgaaccctccatgtgtggcctctgccaatacatcgcagggtctcctccaccttcgattttgttcgctcctttggcaatcgaccttcatccacccactcttgggtcacacctagatgaagcaccactctaggacagtccgtcgcctagtagctcccgaagtcccccgacttcgctgcaattagtgcaccattgtctggatcctgggcctctgccccaacCAGCACAatttccgctgcgcaccgcttccctcatggcaacttgaatggcaacactgtggcatattcttcaagagtacccgcctccgcgtcctcttgccccgtgctaaggccttctgaacccaacttcgccttcgcaaattgagtcgccttagttcctccatcaaatgctcctccgagataaggtgcatgtgccccgaagctcccttcgtctttggcaccatgcaagatgagtccgctctgtcagaatgaaggacccatggaacagcatgattctactcctgtctctgcaagagttcatgtccttgacctctgtctagggaaagcactgtgcctctgctccatgttccaacttctatgctggctcccttcatgcggcttgggtacttcgccaagttacacccaagttgctccgctcctcgttttttgcattgagtcgatggtggccctcgtgcccaccattccacgggtcagccctcccttgagtccgatctccatatcgactccaagtgtgcctccatttgagttgctttggattgctcccccacttaatctcgcaatgcatccaccaatgcattctctcaagcgagatcatgcgacgactcctcgccgcttactcagtccattgagcttcgtggagttgttgtttgtgatgtactcctcctcaacatgtgaagtccgtctcacatgattctccctctggagtgccgagacttatccctcctggataactgtcccgttggagcaacatctctcttcgtttcggagaccaccatccccttggactactccgatctgctgaacaaactgtgcattgttctgcctcttgcaaacgcacttgctagattgcgcctccacgtcaatacagccaccgctgcacccctccaggcctagcaacatgctgaactcgttgcacacttcagcctcctccggacgtatccttcgcatgccgaagagaaagtttcaatgatccatggtgccgagtctcggtcgccttgggatggccacgaacattccgtcgtccgcatacaagcccatgcatgagtaccaaattcttcgagttagcaattcccctcacctctgtgagctttgcataactcttttggtcgttgcgcaactcattccaccttgcatggtctcattcttgccaagcgcctcgcttgcctagagcaccatcaagtatagttgtcaacgttgagccgtagctcaaactcagccatcccaacctttgtgcgctccaaattcttccaagcttgcctgttctcgtggtgcctcttgcgcgaagggttggccattcctctaaatgccaatttcagatgcccgctcctctgagcgactcttttccctacatctccatgcccgttttccctcaaacgatcgcgcgttgctgactgccctcaacgcagccccgctaggtcccccacgtttgcatgtcaagtgtttctatgagtgcttgtcccgctctgataccatatgacacggacttagctggttttgcctaagtcgtgcggcacccttgcgcgtccgtccgcaaaggtcagcctccccgaagcctcccattgtcccttaggaccaacaaaagagagaacgggttaaagagaacgcctcaaacgggatccacaagcaaacatgtccgaaaaacacttcatagacaaagcaaattacaaacagactttacaagctctgaacagtggcacaacaaagggtaaaatggtccattacagaccgaaaagctctcgcacgtgtctacatgacacaacctttatttacaagcctaaagaggccaccaacccaactaaaatgggactattaagccttcgcccgcccctttacatgttgtacaaggcatgaacatgccaatagatacggacagatataagcattacatcaaacaccttgtttagaaattTGTCCGTGACAGGCCGGCTGGCACACTGGCTCCGACCATTAAGTAAAACCTTCATCAGAATAATTAGATTCTCCACTAGCATACCTCCAATAATTATTAAAGATCAAACATTTCACCATTCAACCATACAAAATCATGTTGCTCATAACTAGATACAAAGATTCTGTTTTTATCAGAATCATCAGAATGTTTTTGATCATGTAACAATACAAAGATTCTGTTGATTTGACATGTTACGAAAAATTTTAAAGAAACTAGAGTCTATTAGGAAAAATGAGTTATTTTTTCTACTCAATTTTCATTTATTAAtgaatttaatttataaaatcttGAGGATGCACCAATCTCAACCAAGATACAAGTGGATTTTTTCAAACCTACATGCAGCACTTACATATGGAGAGACACTTGCCCTCCAAAATTAGATTTTTCGGTTTGTTGTGATGTGGACGAACTtgtatttttttgttataattagtAAAGGCTAAtttctttttttgaaaaaaataatacatACAACACAAGccatatgaaaaaaataatacataAACCAAAGTTTTATGGGCGGGGCATACTGTTAATACGAGCAACGCATTCCTTCTCCACGACAACTAGAATGGATCTTCATTTGCCCTATTCACCATACAAGACAACCTTAAAACCAACAAAAATTTCCCAATTCTCAATCACTATCTTCTTCCAAGAGCAAGAAATTGTACCTGAGGAACCACAATTTGAGTCTTGGAATTCAGCAATGGGAACCCTTGACCAAGAAAGAAAGCCCCTGAAACATCCTCCGAATAGGAACGGAATCAACGGGATCCTTACCCGTTGGCGTTGAGTAGGAATCTTGAAGTGGCTTCTCGTTTGGCCTTCTTGAACCCACGGCGGAAACTCCATCCAAACAAGCATCAACGCCGCCAAAGCAGGAAGGATCAGAACTCGGTCCTTCTGGACCAAGAACTCCGATGAAGGTTGACGGAAATCCATACCAGCCAAACACTTCGTGTGCACATCAGAGACCACCACAAGCTGATCGCCAGCTTGAAGAACAATGGTCCTCCAATTTCCATAGGCCGCACTTTCGATCGCCAGCTCCGTCGTGAAGAAGCACCCACCGGATTTACCCAGAAAAGCTCCATTTTATGGGGCCTTTACCTGAGACGACTCGTCCTTTCAGAATCTATCCGGAAGTACTAAATCGCCCCAAATGTGCAAAAAGCTTCCAAATCGGCTTTAATGAATCAGCATAACCGATGAATATAAATAAATGATGAaaacatttttttaatttaaaagaataaataaatagcGAATTTGATTAGTACGATTACATAAACTTTATAATTAAATAGAAGATTAATTAAATAAGAAACGTTTTAAGATTCTTGAGAATTAAGAAACGGAAAATATGAGATATGAGTAGAGAAAGAAACGTAAAAGAAAAAGTTGAGAAACGAGAGAAACCAAGGAGAGCTCGGTGTCACGAAGAATTGATTATGACATCAACGAGtctatttttatcaataaataataaGTTATACAGAATGATTAGTGGATTAAAAATTTAATCACCTTCCGAAGAACATATTAAAGAAGATATGgatgatgatttttttaattttttgaaacctcattattatctaaatttgataaaaaaaattatagataaaaaaaataatcttgGATAAGTTTGaatatgtgataaatgatagagATCTTTGAGTCTCtccgattaaaaaaaaattaatcgtAACAGAGAAAAAGATTTTCGAGTATTGAAATCTCTCCAGCGAAAACAAATGAAAATATTGTTTCATGAATCTCTAGAACTAAATAGGAAGAGGAATCTAATTTATCTTACAAGATATTTAGGAAATAGATGTATATCCAAATAAATTAGGAGAGTGTATATgtaaaataatcaagatacatcaaaataaaagtgAAAATCTCTTGatagaagaagataaaaaaagTGACTTCATCGTATATGACAAATTCCCTAAGTAATATTTATATCGAGGTTGAAGATGCTAAGATCATGCAACAACAAATTTCACATTATGATATGGTCAATATAATTATtgcaatatatattttattttaatttaatgattttattttcatctgaacataaaaaaaaaaaaattttaacaccctatgcataagaaattttgcaAAGTCAAACCGATTGATTGTTGAAGATTCAAAAGAAGATATTATTGATGGCTAGATCAACTACACTATCAATTGTGCATTTGAGGTTTAACCCAATAATAACTTCTCATCATGTAATCTCTGACTTCAAATGCAAAAACATTGATTCATTAAATTTATTGAACCAGAATCATTTACTCAAAATATTTAAGCTCAAATTAATAATAACATAATCATCCGATGTTTATAAGTTAATTTAAATCTTTATACACTTTTAATATCGAAATAAAAGAAAGTTTTATACACTTCATTTGTCATATACTTTACTCTCATAACCGAGCTTAATAAAATATTCTTTTCTCATCAACCTAGAATATCTTTTTATCCCAAACAACCGAGAATGAGAAGATACAATGTAGTGTCAAATGAGTACAACTTAGTTCAAACATGACAAATATACTACCGCTATTGATGGTGTCGATCAGCCTCAGGCAGGGCGGAGCCATCTGTAACATGACACAAAAGATGCATGGTTTCATGGCACAAATGAACATCTGATTCTTGAGATATGAAAACCATCAGAGTGTGGCGGATCGGATTAACTCAATCACGTGAATCAACCTCCAACCTCCAAACTAACATTGACAAGCTTGCTATTTGGCTTTATGGCTTAATCCCTCTTGTTATAGATTTCAACAGCCTAATGTAGAATGCTCCTGATTCTGAAATTGCTAACAAACAGTACTTTCATGGAGCAAAGTTTATGCTCAAGTGTTAATCATTTTACTGTGGCTGGATGTGCATTATTCAAATTGAACATGAAGCCCTGATTCCATTTGCAGCACAAAGAAAttataaatgtcttagaaaagagAACAAGAAAGGAACATATCTGCAATCAACAATATGATAAGAAAATTTAAGTTGACTACATTCTTTATTATCACATACAGATCTACCTAAATTAGTTTTAATCATGGATTTCTCTTGAGCTCCTAGTCAACTTTGCTTAATCGTTGTACCTAAGATATACTAACTAGCAAAAGTTGATGTTGCAGATTTGAACCACATTTGTTGTTTTAAGAATAATGATGATTTCCATAGCTAAACTTCAGCAGAAATCACATATGGCATATTGCAGGGATGTGACATTGAAAAGATTACCAATAACCTGCAATTTTCAGCTAACATAgacctaataataataaaaaatatagttctGGAACTTGTTGCCTTAATAAAAATCTTTTATGATCCAggcttttaatctttttttttctctttctgacacatatttttaaccaaaattaGCTGAGATTAGGAAGTTGAAAGAGCAAAGATAATAAAAAGGGCAAGTTCATTAGCAGGCAATAATTACTGGATGTCAAAAGAAGGATGTGTTTTGTACCAATATATAGACCATATGTGCATGAAGAGAATTGATCCATCCAAAGATTTAATCTCAATCAACATGATTAAGAGCAAAGGTTGAGACATTACTAGTCGCCCACCATCAATAGTTTTGATGGCTGAGGAGGAATCAAAGTTTCAattcacacaacaaatgaagggtCGAGAAGAATAAATAAGAGAAGATAAAGATCCAACAATAAAGTATAGATCAAGATCACAAATTCCCAAGTAAATCCAGTGGGTTGGACAACCATGGATGCAGCCAAGTCAAATTCAACTAAAAAGTAGCCTTTCGTGCCAAGCAACAACCAGACACTGGGCCCTCTCACCAGTTCACAGAACTATGCACAGGCAATTACCAAATCATTCTTCCAATAGATCACAAGAAACTTACTAGATTGGCAACAGACAGGAGTCCTCTACACTTGGTACTATGTGACTGCAAGAAACCTTTAGCTCATGTCCTTGATTGAATCACCCATCTATCTCACCGACCCAACTTTACAGCAACCCAGCGATGAGGACAGAGATGGAGTGCACAACCACACTAAACTTCACCAAGAGGAGCCGGCACCTGCACCTGCACCTGCACCTGCACACATCATAAAAAGACTCACCACAAGGGATAAGGAAACAGCATTGCATTTAACTATATCTTGCCCGCATAGTGCTGCTGCCCTCTGCAGCAGCAATGGCCACACCAACCGAGGTGGTGGCCATGCAACAAAAAAGAGGAACATGGTATCAAAACAAGCCTTCGCTTCTTCTTTTCTGTTCACCCAAGAAAGAAGCCTATACAAGACCAAGTCAAAACCTAGAGAAGTAGAGGGATCAGATACCCTCAGGAGCTGAAGTGTCGGAGTCCTCATTTGCTTGGGAGTAGTGGGTGTGCTTCCTCGAAGAGCCCTTGCATAAATGGACGGGGTACTTGAGAGCATTGAGCTCCAGCTTCCTGAGGGCAGCCCGTCCCAGGTCCACACCGCAGATGTCCGATAGCCTCACGAGGTAGAGCAGGACATCAGAGAGCTCCTCCCCAAGATGTTCCTTCTCATCCTCCTTCCAGTCAAGCAACCCTTTGGGCACCTCACCTTTCCACTGGAAGATCTCGGACAGCTCCCCGACCTCTCCCACCTAAAGAAGTAAACACAACAGCAGGCACGGATCTGGGGTTAAAGCACAAAAAAGAATCGCTAGGGACGAAGAAAGAGTCGGTTTTAGAAGGTCGTCGTCTCGTTCCTCCCAGCACAGGCATGCACAAGGGAAGGAAGCATAGGGCAAAAAAGGACATGAAAGAGAAGATCGtgaagggggggggaggggagtgGAGGAAGGAGTACCAGGGCTAGCAGGAGGTTTCTGGGGCTGTGGAATTGGTCCCAGTCCCTCTCCCTTGCGAAGTCTGCCATCTTCTTCCGCAAGCTTTCTAGGGTCACCCCTTCCTCTCCTGCCATGCCTGAGACAGCCCCTCGGGTCGGTGCCGTTTCGTATGTATGTATTATTCCCAGGACCCTTTTTGTAGGTGTCCTTGCAGTTTTAGTGGGCCACGATACCCAGGAGACAATGAAGGGGACAAAATGGAGTCCGGTGCTGCGGTTCTCCCTTCCCCAAAACGAATATAAAGATAAAAAGCTTCTGCTCCCTTCCCCAGGAGAGAAGACATAAAAAAGAAGCAGAGGCGTCGTTGATGAAGCACGGCACTTCCTTtctctctccatatatatatatatatatatatatatgctttaacAGCGGATTGAAAGTGTAGGACAGTGGTAGGAACGGAAACGCGGTCCAGCTCGCCAAGTAGGGTCCAAAATATCAAGTGAACATATTTTTGCCCTTTAAACAACCCATGAGACAGTAGTTTTTTGTTTTAACCTTAGTATCTATATCTGACATGCTGTGCTATTAAATGTAACACCAACGTTAAATGtatctatatgtatgtatgtatatatatatatatatgtatgtatgtatatatatatatatgtatgtatatatatatacatacatatatatatacatacatatatacatacatacatatatacatacatatatatatatatatatatatatatatatatatatatatatacatacatacatacatatatatatatatatacatacatacatatatatatatatatacatacatacatatatatatatatatacatacatatatatatatacatacatatatatatatacatatacatatatatatatacatatacatatatatatatatacatatatatatatacatatacatatatatatatatacatatatatatatatatacatatatatatatatatacatatatatatatatatacatatatatatatatacatatatatatatatatacatatatatatatatacatatatatatatatatacatatatatatatatatatatatatatatatatatatatatggcttccTTCTCACACGAGAATCGAATAGACTTACAATTGGCTATCACCAGAACATTCAAGTCATTGAAAATCTAATTCAGTCCAAACTTACAATTGCAATTAGCAAGAGCAGCATCATGTGATATGACCAGAAAATGAAATCTTTCAAAAGAAACACTTGCACATAAATAAATTAgccaaaatatcaaaaaataggtTATGCTAGTTGATAGGGTGCATTTTGGCCCTACGTGAACCACCGACATACGTTGCAGACCAATGCGACACCGTACGCCTCCAAAAGCACGGGGTGCATGCTACGTCAAGTTCCAACGGTATGACTGTGTCgcctgaccaccccaagagctGGGGGCGGTGTTGTCTACTGTTATAGCAGTATCGTCTGATGCCACTCAAACACTCCCAAAGATGTCATCTCGTCAGAGCTATTGTTCGACCCCCAAAGTTAACGGCCATGCCGGACAAGGGCCCGACCAATTCCCGCacgcaggtataaatacccccgacctgATCCAGGAAAATGGGAGACAAAAAAAGGGAATAAAAATTAATCTAACTTGCTCGTCGAAGGGGCCAAAGTCAAGACAcacccgacgaaggccttttTACAGGGAGGTGGTCGTCATCAAGCCGCAGGCGCCTTCACCTCGAAGTTGTCTCCCAATACGCAGAGGAGGGCGACCCAGTGGCTCGGATCCGACCGGTGCTAGTCTCGTCTCCCGTTCCAAAGAGGAGCTCGCGTGGTGAGAAAGGTCGCCATCTATCCTGGGGACGAGCGGACACCTCTTCCCACAAACGGAGGTCGGGGTCGACGGACCTTAGAAAGACAACCCTCGCATTCCCCCCAGAAGTTCCCGACGTCGGCACGTGGgcctaaccgtgctgactcatcagtcatGGTACCTTTGTTTCTCAATagattggtgctagaaggagggcccatgtCGCAGAAACAACTGGCGGGAACGCGCCCCGAGAGGGAGCTCCTGATCGAGCTCCCTTCCGCTGAGCCAAAGGACAAGCCCTCTCCGCCCCTGCGGACGGTAGGATTCCGGCTTCAATGCTTGATCGATACTGAtgcctgttcaacgacccgggactGTCGCCCCCGGGGCTCGCCCCGGGGGGCCCGACCGTGACGCCCGAGGCGTTCCTTAGCCTAACCAAGCAAGTATAGACCATGGCAGGCATGATGCATACACTCGCCCTGATCATCCCCCAAATCGGGCGGCCCCTGACGCCCCAGACCGATCTGACCCGGCAACCCCCGAACGGGGAACAGCTCGGGGTTGGGGGAGCCTCTAGGCGGGCAATGGACCCGAGGGGTCCTCCCAAGCAGGACACGCTCGCACCTTGTCGAGCCACCCCATCTCATTTGGAGCCTGACACTATATCATCTGACTCGGCGGACGACTCACTTAGAGCCTAGTTGTCCTGGGTCAATCAGCGCCTGGATGCGTTCCAGCGCGAGCTTCGAAGGTCGCATAGTGAGCCCAGCGAGGGCACTTCGGGTGGGTCCCCCTTTACCCAGGAAGTACAAGACAAgccggtacccctcaacttcggTTCCCAACATTGGAAACATACGATGGAGGCTCCGATCCCATGGAGCATGTCTTTGTATTTCGGGCCCAGATGGCCCTTTACGGCACCTCCAATGCGTTGATGTGCCGAGCATTTCCGACCACTTTGTGCGGCCCGGCACGGACCTGGTTTAGCCGGCTGCGCTAAGCTTCAGTCTCGTCCTTCGACCAGCTGGCTCAGGAATTTGAGCAAAGTTTCCTCTCCAACGCGTGGCCTAGGCCCTCTATAGCCACTTTGCTCGCACTATCTCAACGCGAGGacgagtcgctctctcagttcgtGGCATGGTTCGCCACCGAGATCCGAGGTTTTCCggatgctcacccttc from Musa acuminata AAA Group cultivar baxijiao chromosome BXJ2-11, Cavendish_Baxijiao_AAA, whole genome shotgun sequence encodes:
- the LOC135626275 gene encoding uncharacterized protein LOC135626275 isoform X2, with product MAGEEGVTLESLRKKMADFARERDWDQFHSPRNLLLALVGEVGELSEIFQWKGEVPKGLLDWKEDEKEHLGEELSDVLLYLVRLSDICGVDLGRAALRKLELNALKYPVHLCKGSSRKHTHYSQANEDSDTSAPEGAGAGAGSSW
- the LOC135626275 gene encoding uncharacterized protein LOC135626275 isoform X1 encodes the protein MAGEEGVTLESLRKKMADFARERDWDQFHSPRNLLLALVGEVGELSEIFQWKGEVPKGLLDWKEDEKEHLGEELSDVLLYLVRLSDICGVDLGRAALRKLELNALKYPVHLCKGSSRKHTHYSQANEDSDTSAPEGAGAGAGAGSSW